A part of Periophthalmus magnuspinnatus isolate fPerMag1 chromosome 14, fPerMag1.2.pri, whole genome shotgun sequence genomic DNA contains:
- the rars1 gene encoding arginine--tRNA ligase, cytoplasmic codes for MGDPLTECHSRLEQQEKEIKSLSAEIESLKNPKNLEPTARLDELREENTKLKYRLNILKRSLQESPPVSALPCDSKAMLNINQRLQHIFGGAIGAAYPELEHPPLAVTPSQQAKFGDYQCNSAMAMSQMFKAKGAKVNPREIAEKVVKNLPDNELIEKTEIAGPGFINVHLKRSFVSQLLSNLLVNGVQPPPLPKKKRVVVDFSSPNIAKEMHVGHLRSTIIGDSMCRLFEFLGYDVLRLNHVGDWGTQFGMLIAHLQDKFPDYLMTSPPISDLQAFYKESKKRFDEEEDFKKRAYQCVVRLQSKEPDFIKAWNLICDVSRKEFQRVYDCLDIKLIERGESYYQDMMTEVVKEFEGKGFVELDEGRKIVFATGQSLPLTVVKSDGGYTYDTSDLAAIKNRLFDEKADIIIYVTDSGQASHFQVVFAAAQMIGWYDPKVTRVEHAGFGVVLGEDKKKFKTRSGDTVRLMDLLEEGLKRSMDKLKDKERDKVLSPEELEKAQRAVAFGCIKYADLSHNRINDYIFSFDKMLDDRGNTAAYLLYAFTRIRSIARLANIDEAALRKAAETTEVLLDHEKEWKLGKCILRFPEILQKITDDLLLHTLCDFLYELATTFTEFYDSCYCIEKDRKTGEVVKVNMWRMLLCEATAAVMAKGFDILGITPVSKM; via the exons ATGGGAGACCCGCTGACCGAGTGCCACAGCCGGCTGGAGCAGCAG gaaAAGGAGATAaaaagtttgtctgctgagattgaaagtttaaaaaatccTAAAAACTTGGAACCAACGGCGAGGCTAGACGAACTTcgagaagaaaacacaaaactcaaATATCGACTCAACATTCTCAAGAGG TCTCTACAGGAGTCCCCTCCAGTCTCTGCTCTTCCCTGTGACTCTAAAGCCATGCTCAACATAAACCAGCGGCTGCAGCACATCTTTGGGGGGGCTATCGGAGCAGCATACCCCGAGCTGGAGCATCCTCCCCTGGCTGTCACACCCAGTCAGCAGGCCAAGTTTGGAGACTACCAGTGTAACAGCGCCATGGCCATGTCACAG atGTTTAAGGCTAAAGGTGCCAAAGTGAATCCCAGAGAAATTGCTGAAAAAGTCGTGAAAAATCTTCCAGACAACGAGCTTATCGAGAAAACAGAGATCGCTGGACCAG GTTTCATAAATGTCCACTTGAAGCGCTCATTTGTGTCTCAGCTTCTCAGTAACCTGTTGGTGAATGGAGTCCAGCCTCCGCCCCTGCCCAAAAAGAAAAGG GTGGTGGTGGACTTCTCCTCTCCAAACATTGCCAAAGAGATGCACGTGGGACACCTGCGCTCCACCATCATCGGAGACAGTATGTGTCGCCTCTTTGAGTTCCTCGGATACGACGTGCTCAG GCTGAACCATGTTGGAGACTGGGGCACTCAGTTCGGGATGCTGATCGCTCACCTCCAGGACAAGTTTCCTGATTACCTCATGACGTCTCCACCAATCAGTGACCTCCAGGCTTTTTACAAG GAGTCAAAGAAGCGTTTCgacgaggaggaggactttAAGAAGAGGGCGTACCAGTGCGTGGTCCGACTGCAGAGCAAAGAGCCAGACTTCATCAAGGCCTGGAACCTGATCTGCGACGTGTCCAGGAAAG aGTTTCAGAGAGTGTACGACTGTCTGGACATAAAGCTCATCGAGCGAGGAGAGAGCTACTACCAGGACATGATGACGGAGGTGGTCAAAGAGTTTGAGGGAAAAG GTTTTGTGGAGCTGGACGAGGGCCGTAAGATTGTATTTGCGACAGGGCAGTCTCTGCCTCTCACTGTGGTCAAATCAGATGGAGGGTACACCTACGACACCTCAGACCTCGCAGCGATCAAAAACAGACTCTTCGATGAGAAAGCAGACATCATCATCTATGTaacagacagtggacag GCGTCGCACTTCCAGGTGGTGTTTGCTGCTGCTCAGATGATCGGCTGGTACGATCCTAAAGTAACCAGAGTGGAACACGCCGGCTTTGGAGTGGTGCTGGGAGAGGACAA gAAGAAGTTCAAGACTCGTTCTGGCGACACCGTACGTCTGATGGATCtgctggaggagggtctgaagAGGTCCATGGACAAACTCAAAGATAAAGAAAGGGACAAG gtgctgagcccggaggagctggagaaggcaCAGAGGGCTGTGGCATTTGGTTGTATCAAATACGCAGATCTGTCACACAACCGAATCAATGACTACATCTTCTCCTTCGACAAGATGCTGGACGATCGAGGCAACACAGCGGCCTACCTGCTCTATGCCTTCACACGCATCCG ATCCATCGCTCGTCTGGCGAACATTGACGAGGCGGCTCTGAGGAAGGCGGCCGAGACGACGGAGGTGCTGTTGGACCACGAGAAGGAGTGGAAACTGGGCAAGTGCATCCTGCGCTTCCCCGAGATCCTGCAGAAGATCACGGATGACCTGCTTCTGCACACACTCTGTGACTTCCTCTACGAACTGGCCACCACCTTCACAGAGTTCTACGACAGCTGCTACTGCATCGAGAAGGACAGAAAGACTG gtgaGGTGGTGAAGGTGAACATGTGGAGGATGCTGCTGTGTGAGGCCACGGCAGCTGTCATGGCCAAAGGCTTCGACATCCTCGGCATCACCCCTGTATCCAAGATGTGA